The following is a genomic window from uncultured Propionivibrio sp..
AGCCGGAGCCGCAGCAGCAGGCGCAGCCGCAGCCGCCGGAGCAGCAGCCGGGGCAGCCTTCGGCGCCGGTGCCGGCGCAGCAGCAGCCGGCGCAATCGCCACGCCACCCACCGCCTGGTCTTCAGCCAGCGTCACAACGTACGCCTCGCCTCCAACCTGGACCTCGAACTGGTCGAAGTCCGTTTCCTGAACGTCAACGACAAATTCCCTGTTGCCAATATTCAATGTATAGCGTCGCATTATTTTCCTCTCGGGGTCCAAGTGTTGGTTTGACGAACTCGTCCTGCAGTTGCCCAGCGGCTGGGCTGCGTGCCCGGCCATGCGGTGCGCATCATGGGAGCGGCTTCGCCCCGCAGGATCATTTTGTGTTTCATGACGGCGACAGCAATCGCCGACACGAGGTCTGCCGCCATACCGTGAACGGTGTGGCTTTCGGGTGTTTGCGCCCCGACGGCATCATCTGCCACCGCCGCAATGGCTTCCGCCTCGTCCGTTGCTTCAATGCCCGACACTTCTTCCACTTCTTCCTTGTCGAGCTTGAGCACCAGCGTCAGCAGAACCCACAACAGCGCCAGCAGGGAGAAGACCAGTCCCATACCAAGAACGGTCATCTGTAAACCCCAGCCTAGATTCTCCATTGTTTTCTCTCGCTATTAGTTGATGAAACGACCCATTAAACCGGCATCAGACCATGCTTGCGCGGCGGGTTCTGAGCGACCTTGGTGCGCAGGACTTCGAGCGCCAGGGCCAGACGCGGACGCGTTTCGGACGGTTCGATGACTTCATCGATCTGACCGATGTCAGCAGCACGGTACGGGTTGAGGAATTCCTCACGATACGCGGCAAGGATTTCCTGCTCGCGCTTCTTCGGATCTTCGGCCTTCTTGATTTCGTCGCGGTACAGCACGTTAACCGCACCTTCGGCGCCCATAACGGCGATCTGTCCGGTCGGCCACGAGAACGCGAGGTCGGCACGCATCTGACGCGAGTTCATGGCGAGGTGAGCACCGCCGTAGGATTTGCGGGTGATGATGGAGACCATCGGCACGGTCGCTTCGCAGTAAGCGTAGAGAACCTTGGCGCCGTGACGGATGACACCGCCGTATTCCTGGCTGGTACCCGGCAGGAAGCCCGGGCAATCAACGAAGGTGACGATCGGCAGGTTGTAGGCGTCGGCGATGCGGATGTGACGGGCGATCTTGTCGGAAGCGTCGATGTTCAGCGCGCCGGCCATGTGGCAAGGCTGGTTGGCGATGATGGCCACAGCGTAGCCATCCATGCGGGCAAAGCCGACGACGGCGTTCTGCGCATATTCCGGCTGGACTTCGAAGAAGCTGTCGCGGTCGAACACGGAAGCGATGACGTCGCGCATGTCGTACGGGCTGTTCGGGCCGTCCGGGATGATGCTGTTGAGCGACTCTTCCATGCGGCCGATCGAATCTTCCGGCACGATACGCGGGGCTTCTTCGTTGTTGTTCTGCGGCAGGTACGAGAGCAGCTTCTTGACCATGTTGAGGCCGTCTTCTTCGCTCTCAGCGGCGAGGTGCGCCACACCGCTGGTGGCCATATGCACGCCGGCACCACCGAGGTCGTCGATCGACACTTGCTCGCCCGTCACCGACTTGATGACTTCCGGCCCGGTCAGGAACATGTAGCTCTTGCCCGCCATGATGATGAAGTCGGTCAGCGCCGGCGAGTAAACGGCACCACCGGCGCACGGCCCGAGGATAACCGAAATCTGCGGAATGACGCCCGAGGACTGAACGTTACGAACGAAGACTTCACCGTAGGCAGCCAGACTGCGCACGCCTTCCTGAATCCGCGCGCCGCCCGAGTCGCCGAGGCCGATGCAGGGGATGCCGGCTTCCAGGGCCTTGTCCATGATGCGGGTGATCTTTTGCGACTGGATTTCGGAGAACGAGCCACCGAGCACCGTGAAGTCCTGCGAGTAAATCGCGACGCGACGGCCGTTGATCTT
Proteins encoded in this region:
- a CDS encoding OadG family transporter subunit — protein: MENLGWGLQMTVLGMGLVFSLLALLWVLLTLVLKLDKEEVEEVSGIEATDEAEAIAAVADDAVGAQTPESHTVHGMAADLVSAIAVAVMKHKMILRGEAAPMMRTAWPGTQPSRWATAGRVRQTNTWTPRGK
- a CDS encoding acyl-CoA carboxylase subunit beta produces the protein MTNKLLEGMRKKRAGAMLGGGQKRIDAQHERGKLTARERINLLLDEGSFHEFGMMATHNLTTFGLDKQRFAGDAVVTGFGKINGRRVAIYSQDFTVLGGSFSEIQSQKITRIMDKALEAGIPCIGLGDSGGARIQEGVRSLAAYGEVFVRNVQSSGVIPQISVILGPCAGGAVYSPALTDFIIMAGKSYMFLTGPEVIKSVTGEQVSIDDLGGAGVHMATSGVAHLAAESEEDGLNMVKKLLSYLPQNNNEEAPRIVPEDSIGRMEESLNSIIPDGPNSPYDMRDVIASVFDRDSFFEVQPEYAQNAVVGFARMDGYAVAIIANQPCHMAGALNIDASDKIARHIRIADAYNLPIVTFVDCPGFLPGTSQEYGGVIRHGAKVLYAYCEATVPMVSIITRKSYGGAHLAMNSRQMRADLAFSWPTGQIAVMGAEGAVNVLYRDEIKKAEDPKKREQEILAAYREEFLNPYRAADIGQIDEVIEPSETRPRLALALEVLRTKVAQNPPRKHGLMPV